Proteins from a single region of Scleropages formosus chromosome 22, fSclFor1.1, whole genome shotgun sequence:
- the raly gene encoding RNA-binding protein Raly isoform X2 encodes MSLKVQTSNITNKNDPKSINSRVFIGNLNTAVVKKSDVESIFSKYGRVLGCSVHKGYAFVQYASERHARGAVIGENGRVLAGQTLDINMAGEPKPNRPKGLKRSAAALYRIFEYRGRVSPVPRVVPVKRPRLAVPLVRRVKSLPVKLLARSSVLPSSSTRHKSMKSSELQAIKLELTQIKSNIDALLGRLEEITEEKQAATELQRAEESKSEISQDDSVSDSEELAEEPHNSEAEDGEDGTQDEGDDDMENGHLSEMEPILQ; translated from the exons ATGTCCCTGAAAGTTCAGACCAGCAACATTACCAACAAGAATGACCCCAAGTCCATCAACTCGCGCGTCTTCATCGGGAACCTCAACACGGCGGTGGTGAAGAAGTCTGACGTGGAGTCCATCTTCTCCAAGTACGGTCGGGTGCTGGGCTGCTCCGTTCACAAGGGCTACGCCTTTGTCCAGTACGCCAGCGAGAGACACGCCAGGGGCGCCGTCATCGGAGAGAACGGCCGCGTCCTCGCTGGCCAGACGTTAG ATATCAACATGGCAGGGGAGCCCAAGCCTAACAGGCCCAAAGGCCTGAAGAGGTCGGCCGCAGCTCTCTACAG GATTTTCGAGTACCGAGGACGAGTGTCACCGGTCCCGCGCGTCGTGCCTGTGAAGCGTCCCCGCCTGGCCGTGCCCCTGGTGCGCAGGGTGAAGTCGCTGCCGGTGAAGCTGCTCGCACGCTCCTCGGTCCTCCCCAGCAGCTCCACCAGGCACAAGT CGATGAAATCCAGTGAGCTTCAGGCCATCAAACTGGAGCTCACACAAATAAAGTCTAACATTGACGCGCTCCTGGGCCGCCTGGAGGAGATCACAGAGGAGAAGCAGGCAGCCACAG AGCTCCAGAGGGCAGAGGAGAGCAAGAGCGAGATCTCCCAGGACGACTCGGTCTCGGACTCGGAGGAGCTGGCCGAGGAGCCCCACAACAGCGAGGCGGAGGACGGCGAGGACGGCACGCAGGACGAGGGCGATGATGACATG gaaaacgGTCACCTCTCAGAAatggagcctatcctgcaatAA
- the raly gene encoding RNA-binding protein Raly isoform X1 has translation MSLKVQTSNITNKNDPKSINSRVFIGNLNTAVVKKSDVESIFSKYGRVLGCSVHKGYAFVQYASERHARGAVIGENGRVLAGQTLDINMAGEPKPNRPKGLKRSAAALYSGYEFDYDYYRDDFYDRIFEYRGRVSPVPRVVPVKRPRLAVPLVRRVKSLPVKLLARSSVLPSSSTRHKSMKSSELQAIKLELTQIKSNIDALLGRLEEITEEKQAATELQRAEESKSEISQDDSVSDSEELAEEPHNSEAEDGEDGTQDEGDDDMENGHLSEMEPILQ, from the exons ATGTCCCTGAAAGTTCAGACCAGCAACATTACCAACAAGAATGACCCCAAGTCCATCAACTCGCGCGTCTTCATCGGGAACCTCAACACGGCGGTGGTGAAGAAGTCTGACGTGGAGTCCATCTTCTCCAAGTACGGTCGGGTGCTGGGCTGCTCCGTTCACAAGGGCTACGCCTTTGTCCAGTACGCCAGCGAGAGACACGCCAGGGGCGCCGTCATCGGAGAGAACGGCCGCGTCCTCGCTGGCCAGACGTTAG ATATCAACATGGCAGGGGAGCCCAAGCCTAACAGGCCCAAAGGCCTGAAGAGGTCGGCCGCAGCTCTCTACAG CGGCTACGAGTTTGATTACGACTACTACAGAGACGATTTTTATGACAG GATTTTCGAGTACCGAGGACGAGTGTCACCGGTCCCGCGCGTCGTGCCTGTGAAGCGTCCCCGCCTGGCCGTGCCCCTGGTGCGCAGGGTGAAGTCGCTGCCGGTGAAGCTGCTCGCACGCTCCTCGGTCCTCCCCAGCAGCTCCACCAGGCACAAGT CGATGAAATCCAGTGAGCTTCAGGCCATCAAACTGGAGCTCACACAAATAAAGTCTAACATTGACGCGCTCCTGGGCCGCCTGGAGGAGATCACAGAGGAGAAGCAGGCAGCCACAG AGCTCCAGAGGGCAGAGGAGAGCAAGAGCGAGATCTCCCAGGACGACTCGGTCTCGGACTCGGAGGAGCTGGCCGAGGAGCCCCACAACAGCGAGGCGGAGGACGGCGAGGACGGCACGCAGGACGAGGGCGATGATGACATG gaaaacgGTCACCTCTCAGAAatggagcctatcctgcaatAA